The following proteins are co-located in the Leishmania panamensis strain MHOM/PA/94/PSC-1 chromosome 26 sequence genome:
- a CDS encoding hypothetical protein (TriTrypDB/GeneDB-style sysID: LpmP.26.1860) — translation MSLESWAVAAVAIVDADGTPLLLRTYTSPKDVLNSPAAPLHAHLYVGPEDTVKLHFVLFASLDRCEEMREGAAPSLTDIAASSSTALVRGSTEASLVTKSGVATSTEMGGAAGTSLVTLSNSITASIISASAANTARLISPTTDARFLGKLLDSHRMRSYGFRSVTGVHTLLVTVGSDAPADAMVPLCRALYECASATLCNPFRSPAQCWRAQERLLWRAPSSGLRCDPAGVATSQRAEETEGTDEGRECSLRMHSKVAAAATSWHSLPPGVMEWSWPRPAPTSAAALTAEPTLALSRTFNTQIEGLLSSFTVTARSCIIR, via the coding sequence ATGTCACTGGAAAGCTGGGCGGTGGCCGCTGTTGCGATCGTTGATGCTGATggcacgccgctgctcctgcgtACCTACACTTCGCCAAAGGATGTTCTCAACTCCCCCGCAGCCCCGCTGCATGCGCACCTCTACGTCGGACCAGAGGACACGGTCAAGCTGCATTTTGTCCTTTTCGCCTCTCTGGACCGCTGCGAGGAGATGCGCGAAggggcagcgccgtcgttgACTGACATTGCTGCTTCCTCTTCAACGGCGCTGGTGAGGGGCAGCACCGAGGCTTCCCTTGTCACCAAGAGCGGTGTGGCAACCAGTACCGAGatgggaggtgctgctgggacCTCGTTGGTCACTTTAAGCAATTCTATCACAGCCTCCATAATTAGCGCCTCCGCAGCGAACACGGCGCGGCTCATCTCTCCAACGACGGACGCGAGATTTTTGGGGAAGCTGCTGGATAGCCACCGCATGCGAAGCTACGGCTTTCGCTCTGTGACTGGTGTTCACACGCTGCTAGTGACCGtaggcagcgatgcacctGCTGATGCGATGGTCCCGCTCTGCCGCGCCTTGTACGAGTGCGCCTCCGCGACGTTGTGCAATCCGTTTCGTTCTCCAGCTCAATGCTGGCGCGCGCAGGAACGACTGCTTTGGCGAGCGCCGTCATCCGGACTTAGGTGTGACCCCGCTGGCGTAGCGACATCGCAGCGTGCAGAGGAGACGGAAGGCACAGACGAAGGCCGGGAGTGTTCTCTGCGTATGCACAGTaaagttgctgctgccgccacaaGCTGGCATTCCCTTCCGCCCGGAGTGATGGAGTGGAGCTGGCCGCGGCCGGCCCCgacctccgctgctgctctcaccGCGGAGccgacgctggcgctgtCACGCACCTTCAATACGCAGATTGAGGGGCTGCTGTCGAGCTTCACCGTCACGGCGCGAAGCTGCATCATTCGGTAA
- a CDS encoding hypothetical protein (TriTrypDB/GeneDB-style sysID: LpmP.26.1870): MSSVEEIDSLAESMYTNPDPEARRHAQERLTVLTQENADVAPLEAIFARSSNQYTLMFVSQGIVTWLRANRKWLSNEQRFEVVVNMCGTCVQRVSLAGAPRHVTLALVNAYAKLTKLCFEKGVFLIEAVAFALQMLHDASSLYAKSVAQNGGCGTAAGSHGSTNDKASIAGSSNGGAPSSSAMCGGASSTTANSGGGSAASSDGSPLGYGIIRHSRFAPTGYRNEEERHTAHYVSLLLLTTLVNEFSKYDSAKSQTYMNFSTHRRCSNNFRDECMLDIFVASVAELEGVNGSSLMALEVTEFVRDCLTYDFMAIMVDETEEALSAQFPSLWKGVLLAPHTWDVLWGQHATLPYPHCATLLTGLTSMCGVRRTFFESTEERVQYLNGALTHLVHTMQLTDGRLKVPHYVTVLAEACYRFVSPFGYRDLHLSSVFQSWVSAIRAVSLDVFRIPFGQSGSFTTATTLLNFWSRLATSRRMYSMSEESAKDLELISPELVMCFFESRVHVGGGSGQQGSSHRGTNAASGDLEEMEYSMELDEDFEATMESILAQSDAVATLALLEHTEAMRMLANYVHSGLGSNVLTNPSATTWLFYLAGGLVRHVLSAVEESAVEACSSFFVFCVDCANHRRSGVAAMPSSSLYSAYVERALLHFLTMVQSVLSSSRLHEALSTVVTNVFQSRMALFQFILNNIGHNLMRGVTGNRTTDEETAHIIRESIELIRNACMDIPHSMLAELHLELPPVVELPLVQSFQTYKLRTNLSAVLWRLFSVTPCVQANLKAFLQPIELCMQSTLSGGNDALFTAGWMRDLRGVVLALRDSADGLSDFVEWVCDHASSFHEVLHRPAAQHSIVIVSFLRFLEELVSQMGGRCTLPCCTAHSSCGLMLFKHMCTLMQSIIEQCITDEHIQHVSSISGGGMVDGAYDMMLKPLALSLSVLRRSIQGGFVPLGAMAFYHDETYDNILLGLLRMVGVFPFVYFREYPKVPYAVVNMLRTVTEEFAYRPLMSLDAGELEKLISFVVYLCEDVDTQTGTLLHGLSFLSFIAGLIREVKALSTQTVSPALEARPHGTPPPSPMQLPSFYASPSGRLSGTPGSLGGRSGGGAGGRSGGGASAPRATRLAREALARTLEPFNSLWERLISVAMNVIVCQDRALSVSCAVVYPIFEVHPPFWYSFVENFVRTYPERKQPMVREALSALSHAAESQDKFFSEVFTFRQTMRNL; the protein is encoded by the coding sequence ATGAGTTCTGTAGAGGAGATCGACTCCCTGGCGGAGTCCATGTACACCAATCCGGACCCAGAGGCTCGTCGGCACGCGCAGGAGCGCCTCACTGTTCTCACCCAGGAGAATGCAGACGTAGCCCCTCTCGAGGCTATCTTTGCGCGATCGAGTAATCAATATACGCTAATGTTTGTGTCGCAGGGCATCGTGACGTGGCTCAGAGCGAACCGCAAGTGGCTCTCCAACGAGCAGCGCTTTGAAGTGGTGGTAAACATGTGTGGGACTTGTGTGCAGCGGGTCAGTCTTGCCGGCGCCCCGCGGCACGTAACGCTGGCCCTCGTGAACGCGTACGCAAAGTTGACGAAGCTGTGCTTCGAGAAGGGCGTATTTCTCATAGAGGCGGTTGCTTTTGCGCTTCAGATGCTGCACGACGCATCATCCTTGTACGCGAAGAGCGTGGCCCAGAACGGTGGATGCGGCACGGCAGCTGGGTCGCACGGAAGCACCAACGACAAGGCAAGCATTGCGGGCTCCTCCAATGGCGGCGCACCGTCCTCGTCAGCGATGTGCGGCGGCGCAAGTAGCACCACTGCCAACAGTGGGGGAGGCAGTGCGGCtagcagcgacggcagcccGCTTGGCTACGGCATCATTCGACACTCCCGCTTTGCCCCGACTGGGTACCGCAACGAAGAGGAGCGCCACACTGCCCACTACGTTTCCCTCTTGCTGCTCACCACCCTTGTTAATGAGTTTAGCAAGTACGACTCAGCCAAGTCGCAGACATACATGAACTTCTccacccaccgccgctgcagcaacaacTTCCGCGACGAGTGCATGCTGGACATCTTCGTCGCCAGCGTGGCCGAGTTGGAGGGCGTTAACGGCTCATCTCTCatggcgctggaggtgacAGAGTTTGTGAGGGACTGTCTCACGTACGACTTCATGGCCATCATGGTGGATGAGACCGAGGAGGCGCTATCAGCCCAGTTCCCGAGCTTGTGGAAgggggtgctgctggcgcctcACACGTGGGACGTGTTGTGGGGACAGCACGCCACGCTGCCTTACCCCCATTGCGCCACGTTGCTCACAGGTCTGACAAGCATGTGCGGTGTCCGTCGCACCTTCTTTGAGTCAACCGAGGAGCGTGTTCAATACCTGAACGGTGCCCTGACGCACCTCGTCCACACAATGCAGCTCACCGATGGGCGGCTGAAGGTGCCGCACTACGTGACAGTTCTGGCCGAGGCGTGCTACCGCTTCGTTTCCCCGTTTGGCTATCGAGATCTCCACCTCAGCTCTGTTTTTCAGTCGTGGGTGTCGGCAATCCGTGCCGTGTCACTGGATGTCTTCCGCATACCATTTGGCCAGTCCGGCTCCTTCACTACGGCGACAACCCTGCTCAATTTCTGGAGTCGATTGGCGACCTCGCGCCGCATGTACAGCATGTCGGAAGAGTCCGCAAAGGACCTGGAGCTCATCTCGCCTGAGCTCGTCATGTGCTTCTTCGAATCCCGCGTGCATGTGGGAGGTGGAAGTGGCCAGCAGGGATCATCGCACCGCGGCACGAACGCCGCTAGCGGCGacctggaggagatggagtaCAGCATGGAGTTGGATGAGGATTTTGAGGCCACGATGGAGTCGATTCTCGCGCAGTCGGACGCCGTGGCAACTCTCGCCCTGCTGGAACATACAGAGGCGATGAGGATGCTGGCGAACTACGTCCACAGTGGTCTGGGGTCTAACGTCCTGACGAACCCCAGCGCAACCACCTGGTTGTTCTACCTCGCTGGTGGGCTAGTGCGACATGTGCTGAGTGCCGTTGAGGAgtcggcggtggaggcaTGCTCGAGCTTCTTCGTGTTCTGTGTGGATTGCGCGAAccatcgccgcagcggcgttgctgcgaTGCCGTCGTCATCTCTCTACAGCGCCTACGTGGAGCGGGCGCTCCTGCACTTCTTGACGATGGTGCAGAGTGTGCTCAGCTCCTCGCGCCTGCACGAGGCGCTCAGCACTGTTGTCACAAACGTATTTCAGTCGCGCATGGCGCTCTTCCAGTTCATACTCAACAACATAGGACACAATCTCATGCGCGGTGTCACGGGCAACCGCACCACCGACGAGGAAACGGCGCACATTATCCGAGAGTCCATCGAGCTCATCCGCAACGCATGCATGGATATCCCGCACTCCATgctggcagagctgcacctCGAGCTGCCTCCAGTGGTGGAGCTGCCACTCGTGCAGTCGTTCCAGACCTACAAACTGCGCACCAACCTCTCTGCAGTGTTGTGGCGGCTGTTCAGCGTGACGCCGTGCGTGCAGGCAAACCTGAAGGCGTTCCTTCAGCCGATCGAGCTGTGCATGCAGAGCACGctcagcggcggcaacgacgcgCTCTTCACGGCTGGCTGGATGCGCGACCTGCGCGGCGTCGTGCTGGCGTTGCGAGACAGCGCGGATGGGCTCAGTGACTTTGTTGAGTGGGTGTGCGACCACGCCAGCTCCTTTCACGAGGTACTGCACCGacccgcggcgcagcacagcatTGTGATAGTCTCCTTCCTGCGTTTCCTCGAAGAGCTCGTCTCGCAGATGGGAGGTCGGTGTACGCTGCCGTGTTGCACTGCGCACAGCTCCTGCGGTCTCATGCTCTTCAAGCACATGTGCACCCTCATGCAAAGCATCATCGAGCAGTGCATCACGGACGAGCACATTCAACACGtgagcagcatcagcggtggcggtatGGTGGATGGGGCATACGACATGATGCTGAAGCCGTTGGCGCTGTCTCTGAGTGTGCTGAGGAGGTCCATCCAGGGCGGCTTTGTACCTCTCGGGGCCATGGCCTTCTACCACGATGAGACCTATGACAACATCCTCCTCGGCCTGCTTCGCATGGTTGGCGTGTTTCCATTTGTGTACTTTCGGGAGTACCCCAAGGTGCCCTACGCAGTTGTCAACATGCTGCGCACGGTAACGGAGGAGTTTGCCTATCGCCCCCTCATGAGCCTCGACGCCGgcgagctggagaagctgatCTCCTTCGTTGTGTACCTCTGCGAGGACGTCGACACACAGAccggcacgctgctgcacggacTGTCCTTCCTCAGCTTCATTGCTGGCCTTATTAGAGAGGTTAAGGCGCTTTCCACGCAGACGGTGTCGCCAGCGCTAGAGGCGCGTCCACACGGGACCCCACCACCGTCTCCGATGCAGCTGCCCTCCTTCTACGCGAGCCCGTCTGGCCGTCTTTCGGGCACCCCAGGCAGCCTtggtggccgcagcggcggcggtgctggcggccgctccggcggtggcgcctcgGCGCCACGGGCGACGCGACTGGCCAGGGAGGCGCTAGCCCGCACCCTCGAGCCGTTCAACTCGCTCTGGGAGCGACTTATTTCGGTTGCAATGAACGTTATTGTGTGCCAAGACCGCGCCCTGAGCGTCAGTTGTGCGGTGGTGTACCCCATCTTTGAGGTGCATCCACCTTTCTGGTATTCCTTCGTCGAGAACTTTGTGCGCACCTATCCAGAGCGGAAGCAGCCGATGGTGCGCGAGGCGCTCTCGGCCCTATCCCACGCCGCCGAGTCACAGGACAAGTTCTTCTCTGAAGTGTTCACCTTCCGTCAGACAATGCGCAATCTCTGA
- a CDS encoding deoxyhypusine hydroxylase, putative (TriTrypDB/GeneDB-style sysID: LpmP.26.1880): MPDSTSRSVEELRKDYAKLLDPQEPLDSRMRELYRLKENCLKTVAGVTVILEAIDTTDSVLLQHELAYNAGQSGLEEAVPELERILRTVSYDVVMRHEAAEALGAIGSSLALQVLEAHSDPTTEPEAPIRETCELALARIERKEAKGSAAVAPPSGCEFVSVDPSPAFSALDSSTDEPVPQTVEELEAVLLDTSGRTRLFRRYMAMFTLRNLATEAAVAALCRGLREDTVSPLFRHEVAFVLGQLEHPSSQPALIAALKDEEEAAMVRHEAAEALGAIADPATLPVLESYATHHEPIVRDSCVVALEMHKYWTNFNTLAHQQQQQQEQEA, translated from the coding sequence ATGCCTGATTCTACCAGCCGAAGCGTAGAGGAGCTTCGCAAGGACTACGCGAAGCTTCTGGACCCACAGGAACCACTGGACAGCCGCATGCGAGAGCTTTACCGGCTCAAGGAAAATTGTCTCAAAACCGTAGCTGGTGTAACAGTAATCCTGGAGGCGATAGACACCACCGACTCAGTCTTGCTGCAGCACGAACTAGCCTACAACGCTGGCCAGAGCGGCCTAGAGGAGGCCGTGCCAGAGCTGGAGCGCATTCTGCGCACTGTTAGCTACGATGTCGTGATGCGGCATGAGGCGGCTGAGGCGCTCGGCGCCATCGGCTCGTCActcgcgctgcaggtgctcgaGGCGCACAGCGACCCCACCACAGAGCCAGAGGCGCCGATTCGTGAGACCTGCGAGCTCGCACTGGCCCGAATCGAGCGGAAAGAAGCGAAGggtagcgctgctgtggcccCTCCGAGTGGGTGCGAATTCGTATCTGTGGATCCGTCGCCGGCGTTTAGCGCGCTGGACTCCAGCACTGACGAGCCGGTGCCGCAAACAGTAGAGGAGCTAGAGGCGGTGCTACTGGATACGTCAGGGCGCACACGGTTGTTCCGCCGCTACATGGCCATGTTCACCTTGCGCAACTtggcgacggaggcggcggtcgcCGCGCTCTGTCGCGGTCTTCGCGAGGATACTGTTTCACCACTGTTCCGGCACGAGGTGGCTTTTGTCCTCGGACAGCTCGAACATCCGAGCAGCCAGCCAGCTCTGATTGCAGCCCtcaaggacgaggaggaggcagcgatggtgcggcacgaggccgcggaggcgctcgGTGCGATCGCCGATCCAGCGACGCTGCCAGTGTTGGAGAGCTACGCAACCCACCACGAGCCGATCGTCCGGGACAGCTGCGTGGTGGCGCTCGAGATGCACAAGTACTGGACAAACTTCAACACCCTCgctcatcagcagcagcagcagcaggagcaagaGGCgtaa
- a CDS encoding hypothetical protein (TriTrypDB/GeneDB-style sysID: LpmP.26.1890), with protein MGFASAYDTWVSPMAREAVIFGPMVCFWFLLQYVFMRVLPSRMPNWKRLTAVQQDDMIVRCCSIINGCLMSVSAVLFLSNFIKHGCVVPSNLYATVPYYRFSRVTISAYFLWDIVVCFYFNWAWVWKIHGLCSFVGSYILLFPFSESYAGYYTGCFELCNGFLHASVLLRTLSSIADRRSQWSLIQTLDKRATVCEYIFGGLYTLIRVIGGTYITGSWLYNVLSTWRSDILHGGESGYTPKLHNEVAAGIAVAALSIVQLLQYFWLGEIIKRVMDSGVGAEVKRGTVSGAADAGKLKAKGKRGS; from the coding sequence ATGGGGTTTGCATCCGCGTATGACACCTGGGTGTCACCCATGGCCCGCGAAGCTGTAATCTTCGGCCCAATGGTGTGCTTCTGGTTCTTGCTGCAGTACGTCTTCATGCGAGTACTACCGTCGCGTATGCCAAACTGGAAGCGACTGACGGCGGTGCAACAGGATGACATGAttgtgcggtgctgcagcatcaTCAACGGCTGCCTCATGTCCGTGTCTGCCGTTCTATTCCTCTCCAACTTCATCAAGCACGGCTGTGTGGTACCGAGCAACCTGTACGCAACGGTGCCGTACTATCGGTTCAGCAGGGTGACCATTTCTGCCTACTTCCTGTGGGATATCGTTGTGTGCTTCTACTTTAACTGGGCCTGGGTCTGGAAGATACACGGCCTCTGCAGCTTCGTTGGGTCCTacatcctcctctttccgttCTCTGAAAGCTACGCGGGGTACTACACCGGCTGTTTTGAGCTTTGCAACGGTTTCCTGCACGcttctgtgctgctgcgcacttTGTCAAGCATCGCTGATAGGCGGTCGCAGTGGTCACTCATCCAAACCCTCGACAAGCGCGCCACCGTGTGCGAGTACATCTTTGGAGGCCTTTACACTCTTATTCGCGTAATTGGCGGCACCTACATCACCGGCAGTTGGCTTTACAACGTGCTGAGCACGTGGCGGTCCGATATCCTCCATGGTGGAGAGTCTGGGTACACGCCGAAGCTGCACAATGAGGTAGCGGCGGGtatcgctgttgctgcgctgtCCATCGTGCAACTGCTACAGTACTTCTGGCTCGGCGAGATCATCAAGCGTGTCATGGATAGCGGTGTTGGCGCAGAGGTTAAGAGGGGGACCGTTTctggcgccgctgacgctggCAAATTGAAGGCTAAGGGCAAGAGGGGAAGCTGA
- a CDS encoding hypothetical protein (TriTrypDB/GeneDB-style sysID: LpmP.26.1900) — MISGALPIPASCAEASVVPVRVIRAAAARTAALQQTPRPPPPRFVWPWLRQLPFDRAFVQFIAQPMVVPMYCGLRMIDQYGHVNNSKYLELCELARWHQLSFLGIGTMMVRHRVTFVVSDLSITYQREIKPRSTVWVATRIVLPPSSTAFATPSSSSAPPVEAPPSDKRRLYVEHEIWSKDGCKLHATSTVSAALIGSVEYEQELARRYDPTAKAAAAAAAGASVSARPRQRATLNCEHALADAAGLSSVAELRKLFESAEYVGPSFVDCGSATAAAAAETGEVPDQESAERCERVTSLSRIWSTTRNQQRHRSLVLLPSSPSSTPHNSKTGK; from the coding sequence ATGATAAGCGGTGCCTTGCCCATCCCTGCCAGCTGTGCGGAAGCATCGGTGGTGCCGGTCAGGGTAATTCGTGCGGCCGCGGCAAGGACGGCGGCACTTCAGCAGACACCacggccgcctccgcctcggttTGTTTGGCCGTGGCTTCGCCAGCTGCCATTCGACCGTGCGTTTGTTCAGTTTATCGCCCAGCCCATGGTTGTTCCCATGTACTGCGGCTTGCGTATGATAGACCAGTACGGCCACGTCAACAACTCCAAGTACCTTGAACTCTGCGAGTTGGCTCGGTGGCATCAGCTATCGTTTCTCGGTATTGGCACCATGATGGTGCGGCACCGCGTGACATTCGTTGTCTCCGACCTCTCCATCACTTATCAGCGGGAAATCAAACCGCGGAGCACGGTATGGGTGGCTACGCGAATTGTTCTCCCACcgtccagcaccgcctttGCCACCccgtcgtcttcgtcggcgccgccggtggaAGCGCCACCATCAGATAAGAGACGGTTGTACGTGGAACACGAAATCTGGAGCAAAGATGGGTGTAAGCTGCACGCTACGTCGACTGTCTCGGCGGCTCTCATCGGCTCTGTGGAGTACGAGCAGGAGTTGGCCCGGCGCTACGACCCAACTGCTaaagccgcagcggcggcggcagctggtgCGTCTGTAAGCGCACGTCCCCGTCAGCGTGCAACATTGAACTGCGAGCACGCCTTGGCTGACGCGGCGGGTCTTTCATcagtggcagagctgcgaAAGCTGTTTGAATCTGCTGAATATGTCGGCCCATCCTTCGTGGActgtggcagcgccaccgccgctgctgccgctgaaaCAGGTGAGGTGCCTGACCAGGAAAGCGCGGAGCGGTGCGAGCGTGTCACGAGTCTCTCCCGCATCTGGAGTACAACACGcaatcagcagcgccatAGGTCTCTCGTCTTGCttccgtcgtcgccgtcttcCACCCCACACAACTCCAAGACGGGGAAGTAG